A region from the Antennarius striatus isolate MH-2024 chromosome 22, ASM4005453v1, whole genome shotgun sequence genome encodes:
- the pik3cg gene encoding phosphatidylinositol 4,5-bisphosphate 3-kinase catalytic subunit gamma isoform isoform X2 yields MDEQIQVSDEDPKVAQDENRRRRRKKAFTSSSCTSMDQIMVEFLLPTTARGGNSPDSLLMEVAGNWTVEQVKAQVWLKAVTLNPCRDFYQRLSPDHCILLYQKKGSVCEIYDKHQVFQTLDCIRYWRALKKDVGRIQLVPRSQPSDESLQYQRYLNYMIGYDVTDVSNVHDDELEFTRRKLLTPRRIELSERDPKLYSMDPWMTSKPLPEHLLNKVSNSHILLVIHISTVSQTIKVSISDSPAQVLSSFFAKTANKRVLLGIPDSMCETDFVLRVCGREEYLYGDKPLQNFNWIRQCLKKREEIHLVLETPPDPDLDLVQKEDWAQVDDCTGVAGTHEQLTIDEKDHERVLTISMWDCNRKFRVKVLGIDIPSLPKIPEFICFVEASIFHGQQLLAQERTSSKNFTEEVLWNCWLEFDIKIKDLPKGARLNLQVVCGKQPQMQISRGGGSAYQDTTVGTGSHDGKNKSRLLYYVNLLVIDHRSLLRQGEFILHMWKMPEKNEESSSSINADKLTSATNPDKASSMAIAILLDKYCYPVVLPKSRNVGRDGAGCENRGGERGQREMANHLKKQFAAIVNTDPLHPLSPEDKELLWHFRYECMRDPRAYPKLLGSVRWGKQEDVLETHRLLEHSGAWDKSSVDVGLAMQLLDCHYSDAQVRSMAVRKLETLEDDDVLRYLLQLVQAVKFEPYHDSSLVRFLLKRALRSKRIGHFLFWFLRSEIAQSMHYQQRYAVLLEAYLRGCGEDMLQDFRKQVEMTEALQKVTREMKAMSADKYDVTTQVVLQLRQKLETLQLSGLPKSFRVPYDPGLRAGGLLIEQCKVMASKKKPLWLQFKRADPTTLSKDPIGIIFKDGDDLRQDMLILQILLIMESIWETESLDLCLLPYGCISTGNKIGMIEIVKDANTIANIQQSVVGSTGAFKDEILYQWLRDKCVSEDKVPTCHQYNNISAGCGALSLFLWWLLCGYLCLGYWGSPQ; encoded by the exons ATGGATGAGCAGATCCAGGTGAGCGACGAAGACCCCAAAGTCGCACAGGACGAGAAccggaggaggagaaggaagaaagCCTTCACCTCGTCCTCCTGCACATCCATGGATCAGATCATGGTGGAGTTCCTCCTGCCTACGACGGCGCGGGGCGGAAACAGTCCAGACTCTCTGCTGATGGAAGTGGCTGGAAACTGGACGGTGGAACAG GTGAAAGCTCAGGTGTGGCTGAAGGCGGTGACTTTAAACCCGTGTCGTGACTTCTACCAGCGGCTGTCTCCAGACCACTGCATCCTGCTCTACCAGAAGAAAGGCAGCGTCTGCGAGATCTACGATAAGCACCAGGTCTTCCAGACTCTGGACTGCATCCGTTACTGGAGAG CCCTGAAGAAAGACGTGGGGCGGATCCAGCTGGTGCCCCGCTCGCAGCCCTCCGACGAGTCCCTGCAGTACCAGCGCTACCTGAACTACATGATCGGCTACGACGTGACGGACGTCAGCAACGTGCACGACGATGAGCTGGAGTTCACCCGCAGGAAGCTGCTGACGCCACGACGCATTGAGCTGTCGGAACGCGACCCCAAACTCTACTCCATGGACCCCTGGATGACCAGCAAGCCGCTGCCTGAACACCTGCTGAACAAG GTCAGTAACAGTCACATCCTGTTGGTGATCCACATCAGCACAGTGAGCCAGACCATCAAGGTCTCCATCAGTGACTCACCagcacag gttctGTCAAGTTTCTTCGCTAAGACAGCGAATAAGAGAGTTCTGCTTGGCATCCCCGACAGCATGTGTGAGACAGACTTTGTGCTACGTGTGTGTGGAAG GGAAGAGTACCTGTACGGGGATAAACCGCTGCAAAACTTCAACTGGATCCGCCAGTGCCTGAAGAAAAGGGAGGAAATTCACCTGGTCCTGGAGACGCCACCTGACCCCGACCTGGACCTGGTCCAGAAGGAGGACTGGGCACAAGTGGATGACTGCACTGGAGTCGCAG GAACCCATGAGCAGTTAACCATCGATGAGAAGGACCATGAACGGGTGTTAACCATCTCCATGTGGGACTGTAACAGGAAGTTCAGGGTGAAGGTGTTGGGTATTGACATCCCATCTCTCCCAAAAATCCCAGAATTCATTTGCTTCGTGGAAGCCAGCATCTTCCACGGCCAACAGCTTTTAGCACAG GAGAGGACGTCCTCTAAAAACTTCACCGAAGAGGTTTTGTGGAACTGCTGGCTGGAGTTTGACATAAAGATTAAGGACCTGCCTAAAGGAGCGCGCCTCAACCTGCAG GTGGTTTGTGGGAAACAGCCCCAGATGCAGATCTccagaggagggggctcagcgTACCAGGATACCACAGTAGGAACAGGCAGCCATGATG GAAAGAACAAGAGTCGTCTCCTCTACTACGTCAACCTGCTGGTGATCGACCACCGCTCTCTGCTCCGTCAGGGCGAGTTCATTCTCCACATGTGGAAAATGCCGGAGAAGAACgaggagagcagcagcagcatcaacgCGGACAAGCTCACCTCGGCCACCAACCCGGACAAAGCCTCCTCCATGGCCATCGCCATCCTGCTGGACAAGTACTGCTACCCCGTGGTGCTCCCCAAGAGTCGCAACGTGGGCCGGGACGGGGCTGGCTGCGAGAACAGGGGAGGGGAGCGAGGTCAGAGAGAGATGGCCAATCATCTGAAAAAGCAGTTTGCGGCTATCGTGAACACGGACCCCCTCCACCCGCTGAGCCCTGAAGACAAAGAGCTGCTGTGGCATTTCAGATATGAGTGTATGCGCGACCCCAG GGCCTACCCGAAGCTCCTGGGCTCCGTCAGGTGGGGAAAACAGGAAGATGTTTTAGAAACTCACCGCCTGTTGGAACACAGCGGCGCGTGGGACAAGAG CTCTGTGGATGTGGGTCTGGCCATGCAGCTGCTGGACTGTCACTACTCAGACGCTCAGGTTCGCTCGATGGCCGTCAGGAAGCTGGAGACCCTGGAGGACGACGACGTGCTCAGATACCTCCTGCAGCTTGTACAG GCGGTGAAGTTCGAGCCGTATCACGACAGCTCGCTGGTCAGGTTCCTGTTGAAGAGAGCTCTGAGG AGTAAGCGTATCGGTCATTTTCTCTTCTGGTTCCTGCGCAGTGAGATTGCCCAGTCCATGCATTACCAGCAGAGGTATGCTGTTCTGCTGGAGGCCTACCTGAGAGGCTGTGGTGAAGACATGCTGCAGGACTTCCGGAAACAG GTGGAGATGACTGAAGCTCTGCAGAAAGTCACCCGAGAGATGAAAGCCATGTCTGCTGACAAGTATGACGTCACTACACAAG TGGTGTTACAGTTGCGTCAGAAGCTGGAGACTCTGCAGTTGTCAGGTCTGCCTAAGAGTTTCAGAGTCCCCTATGATCCTGGCCTCCGAGCTGGAGGCCTGCTG ATTGAGCAGTGTAAGGTGATGGCGTCTAAGAAGAAGCCGCTTTGGCTGCAGTTTAAACGGGCTGACCCCACCACTTTGTCCAAAGACCCCATCGGCATTATTTTCAAAGACGGAGACGACCTCAGACAGGATATGCTCatcctgcag ATTCTGCTGATCATGGAGTCGATCTGGGAGACGGAATCGCTGGATCTCTGTCTCTTACCATACGGCTGCATTTCCACTGGAAACAAAA TAGGTATGATTGAAATCGTGAAGGACGCCAACACCATCGCTAACATCCAGCAGAGTGTCGTCGGAAGCACCGGTGCATTTAAAGACGAAATCCTTTATCAGTGGCTCCGAGACAAGTGTGTCAGCGAGGACAAGGTGCCAACATGTCATCAATATAATAACA TTTCAGCAGGCTGTGGAGCGCTTTCTCTATTCCTGTGGTGGCTATTGTGTGGCTACCTATGTCTTGGGTATTGGGGATCGCCACAATGA
- the pik3cg gene encoding phosphatidylinositol 4,5-bisphosphate 3-kinase catalytic subunit gamma isoform isoform X1 translates to MDEQIQVSDEDPKVAQDENRRRRRKKAFTSSSCTSMDQIMVEFLLPTTARGGNSPDSLLMEVAGNWTVEQVKAQVWLKAVTLNPCRDFYQRLSPDHCILLYQKKGSVCEIYDKHQVFQTLDCIRYWRALKKDVGRIQLVPRSQPSDESLQYQRYLNYMIGYDVTDVSNVHDDELEFTRRKLLTPRRIELSERDPKLYSMDPWMTSKPLPEHLLNKVSNSHILLVIHISTVSQTIKVSISDSPAQVLSSFFAKTANKRVLLGIPDSMCETDFVLRVCGREEYLYGDKPLQNFNWIRQCLKKREEIHLVLETPPDPDLDLVQKEDWAQVDDCTGVAGTHEQLTIDEKDHERVLTISMWDCNRKFRVKVLGIDIPSLPKIPEFICFVEASIFHGQQLLAQERTSSKNFTEEVLWNCWLEFDIKIKDLPKGARLNLQVVCGKQPQMQISRGGGSAYQDTTVGTGSHDGKNKSRLLYYVNLLVIDHRSLLRQGEFILHMWKMPEKNEESSSSINADKLTSATNPDKASSMAIAILLDKYCYPVVLPKSRNVGRDGAGCENRGGERGQREMANHLKKQFAAIVNTDPLHPLSPEDKELLWHFRYECMRDPRAYPKLLGSVRWGKQEDVLETHRLLEHSGAWDKSSVDVGLAMQLLDCHYSDAQVRSMAVRKLETLEDDDVLRYLLQLVQAVKFEPYHDSSLVRFLLKRALRSKRIGHFLFWFLRSEIAQSMHYQQRYAVLLEAYLRGCGEDMLQDFRKQVEMTEALQKVTREMKAMSADKYDVTTQVVLQLRQKLETLQLSGLPKSFRVPYDPGLRAGGLLIEQCKVMASKKKPLWLQFKRADPTTLSKDPIGIIFKDGDDLRQDMLILQILLIMESIWETESLDLCLLPYGCISTGNKIGMIEIVKDANTIANIQQSVVGSTGAFKDEILYQWLRDKCVSEDKFQQAVERFLYSCGGYCVATYVLGIGDRHNDNIMITESGNLFHIDFGHILGNYKSFMGISKEWVPFVLTPDFLYVMGTSGKKSSPNFQKFQDVCVKAYLALRHHTNLLIILFSMMLMTGMPQLTSKEDIEYIRETLTVGRDDDEAQRHLLDQIEICREKGWMVQINWFVHLVLGIKQGVEKRST, encoded by the exons ATGGATGAGCAGATCCAGGTGAGCGACGAAGACCCCAAAGTCGCACAGGACGAGAAccggaggaggagaaggaagaaagCCTTCACCTCGTCCTCCTGCACATCCATGGATCAGATCATGGTGGAGTTCCTCCTGCCTACGACGGCGCGGGGCGGAAACAGTCCAGACTCTCTGCTGATGGAAGTGGCTGGAAACTGGACGGTGGAACAG GTGAAAGCTCAGGTGTGGCTGAAGGCGGTGACTTTAAACCCGTGTCGTGACTTCTACCAGCGGCTGTCTCCAGACCACTGCATCCTGCTCTACCAGAAGAAAGGCAGCGTCTGCGAGATCTACGATAAGCACCAGGTCTTCCAGACTCTGGACTGCATCCGTTACTGGAGAG CCCTGAAGAAAGACGTGGGGCGGATCCAGCTGGTGCCCCGCTCGCAGCCCTCCGACGAGTCCCTGCAGTACCAGCGCTACCTGAACTACATGATCGGCTACGACGTGACGGACGTCAGCAACGTGCACGACGATGAGCTGGAGTTCACCCGCAGGAAGCTGCTGACGCCACGACGCATTGAGCTGTCGGAACGCGACCCCAAACTCTACTCCATGGACCCCTGGATGACCAGCAAGCCGCTGCCTGAACACCTGCTGAACAAG GTCAGTAACAGTCACATCCTGTTGGTGATCCACATCAGCACAGTGAGCCAGACCATCAAGGTCTCCATCAGTGACTCACCagcacag gttctGTCAAGTTTCTTCGCTAAGACAGCGAATAAGAGAGTTCTGCTTGGCATCCCCGACAGCATGTGTGAGACAGACTTTGTGCTACGTGTGTGTGGAAG GGAAGAGTACCTGTACGGGGATAAACCGCTGCAAAACTTCAACTGGATCCGCCAGTGCCTGAAGAAAAGGGAGGAAATTCACCTGGTCCTGGAGACGCCACCTGACCCCGACCTGGACCTGGTCCAGAAGGAGGACTGGGCACAAGTGGATGACTGCACTGGAGTCGCAG GAACCCATGAGCAGTTAACCATCGATGAGAAGGACCATGAACGGGTGTTAACCATCTCCATGTGGGACTGTAACAGGAAGTTCAGGGTGAAGGTGTTGGGTATTGACATCCCATCTCTCCCAAAAATCCCAGAATTCATTTGCTTCGTGGAAGCCAGCATCTTCCACGGCCAACAGCTTTTAGCACAG GAGAGGACGTCCTCTAAAAACTTCACCGAAGAGGTTTTGTGGAACTGCTGGCTGGAGTTTGACATAAAGATTAAGGACCTGCCTAAAGGAGCGCGCCTCAACCTGCAG GTGGTTTGTGGGAAACAGCCCCAGATGCAGATCTccagaggagggggctcagcgTACCAGGATACCACAGTAGGAACAGGCAGCCATGATG GAAAGAACAAGAGTCGTCTCCTCTACTACGTCAACCTGCTGGTGATCGACCACCGCTCTCTGCTCCGTCAGGGCGAGTTCATTCTCCACATGTGGAAAATGCCGGAGAAGAACgaggagagcagcagcagcatcaacgCGGACAAGCTCACCTCGGCCACCAACCCGGACAAAGCCTCCTCCATGGCCATCGCCATCCTGCTGGACAAGTACTGCTACCCCGTGGTGCTCCCCAAGAGTCGCAACGTGGGCCGGGACGGGGCTGGCTGCGAGAACAGGGGAGGGGAGCGAGGTCAGAGAGAGATGGCCAATCATCTGAAAAAGCAGTTTGCGGCTATCGTGAACACGGACCCCCTCCACCCGCTGAGCCCTGAAGACAAAGAGCTGCTGTGGCATTTCAGATATGAGTGTATGCGCGACCCCAG GGCCTACCCGAAGCTCCTGGGCTCCGTCAGGTGGGGAAAACAGGAAGATGTTTTAGAAACTCACCGCCTGTTGGAACACAGCGGCGCGTGGGACAAGAG CTCTGTGGATGTGGGTCTGGCCATGCAGCTGCTGGACTGTCACTACTCAGACGCTCAGGTTCGCTCGATGGCCGTCAGGAAGCTGGAGACCCTGGAGGACGACGACGTGCTCAGATACCTCCTGCAGCTTGTACAG GCGGTGAAGTTCGAGCCGTATCACGACAGCTCGCTGGTCAGGTTCCTGTTGAAGAGAGCTCTGAGG AGTAAGCGTATCGGTCATTTTCTCTTCTGGTTCCTGCGCAGTGAGATTGCCCAGTCCATGCATTACCAGCAGAGGTATGCTGTTCTGCTGGAGGCCTACCTGAGAGGCTGTGGTGAAGACATGCTGCAGGACTTCCGGAAACAG GTGGAGATGACTGAAGCTCTGCAGAAAGTCACCCGAGAGATGAAAGCCATGTCTGCTGACAAGTATGACGTCACTACACAAG TGGTGTTACAGTTGCGTCAGAAGCTGGAGACTCTGCAGTTGTCAGGTCTGCCTAAGAGTTTCAGAGTCCCCTATGATCCTGGCCTCCGAGCTGGAGGCCTGCTG ATTGAGCAGTGTAAGGTGATGGCGTCTAAGAAGAAGCCGCTTTGGCTGCAGTTTAAACGGGCTGACCCCACCACTTTGTCCAAAGACCCCATCGGCATTATTTTCAAAGACGGAGACGACCTCAGACAGGATATGCTCatcctgcag ATTCTGCTGATCATGGAGTCGATCTGGGAGACGGAATCGCTGGATCTCTGTCTCTTACCATACGGCTGCATTTCCACTGGAAACAAAA TAGGTATGATTGAAATCGTGAAGGACGCCAACACCATCGCTAACATCCAGCAGAGTGTCGTCGGAAGCACCGGTGCATTTAAAGACGAAATCCTTTATCAGTGGCTCCGAGACAAGTGTGTCAGCGAGGACAAG TTTCAGCAGGCTGTGGAGCGCTTTCTCTATTCCTGTGGTGGCTATTGTGTGGCTACCTATGTCTTGGGTATTGGGGATCGCCACAATGACAACATCATGATCACTGAGTCTG gaaACCTTTTTCACATTGACTTCGGCCACATCCTGGGGAACTACAAGAGTTTCATGGGAATCAGTAAGGAGTGGGTTCCCTTCGTGCTCACGCCCGACTTCCTCTACGTCATGGGAACCTCCGGAAAGAAAAGCAGTCCCAACTTCCAGAAATTCCAG gatgtgtgtgtgaaggcttACCTCGCACTTCGACACCACACCaacctcctcatcatcctcttctccaTGATGCTGATGACTG GAATGCCCCAGCTGACGAGTAAGGAGGATATCGAGTACATCCGAGAAACTCTGACCGTTGGCCGCGACGATGACGAGGCACAGCGCCACCTGTTGGATCAGATAGAGATTTGCAGGGAAAAGGGCTGGATGGTTCAGATTAACTGGTTTGTTCATCTGGTACTGGGAATCAAGCAGGGTGTGGAGAAACGGTCAACTTAA